The Cellulomonas sp. P24 genome contains a region encoding:
- the hemL gene encoding glutamate-1-semialdehyde 2,1-aminomutase → MTTSTPLSAELFDRARGLIPGGVNSPVRAFGSVGGTPRFLASASGPYVTDVDGHEYVDLVCSWGPAILGHAHPDVVAAVQAAAARGLSFGAPSVTEVELAEEVMSRVGVVEQLRLVSTGTEATMTAVRLARGFTGRARIIKFAGCYHGHVDALLAQAGSGLATLAMPGSAGVTEAVAAETIVLPYNDVAAVEAAFAAHGSTIAAVITEAAPANMGVVPPAPGFNAALRRITAAHGALLIQDEVLTGFRVGPAGWWGLEGATEGWAPDLLTFGKVIGGGLPVAAIGGSADLMSYLAPVGPVYQAGTLSGNPVATAAGLATLRAADATVYARLDEVAQTLSTAVSDALTTAGVPHHVQRAGNLFSIVFGQAAADSGAHDYAEVQASESWRYTPFFHALLEHGVYTAPSAFEAWFVSAAHDDVAIERVLDALPAAARAAATARPA, encoded by the coding sequence ATGACCACGAGCACCCCCCTCTCCGCCGAGCTGTTCGACCGCGCGCGAGGTCTGATCCCCGGTGGCGTCAACTCCCCGGTGCGGGCCTTCGGCTCGGTCGGCGGCACGCCGCGGTTCCTCGCGTCGGCCAGCGGCCCGTACGTGACCGACGTCGACGGTCACGAGTACGTGGACCTGGTGTGCTCGTGGGGGCCGGCGATCCTCGGTCACGCGCACCCCGACGTGGTGGCGGCGGTGCAGGCCGCTGCGGCCCGCGGGCTCTCGTTCGGTGCGCCGAGCGTCACCGAGGTAGAGCTCGCCGAGGAAGTCATGTCCCGGGTGGGCGTGGTCGAGCAGCTCCGGCTCGTGTCCACCGGCACCGAGGCGACCATGACGGCGGTCCGGCTCGCGCGGGGGTTCACCGGCCGGGCCCGGATCATCAAGTTCGCGGGCTGCTACCACGGTCACGTCGACGCTCTCCTGGCGCAGGCGGGCTCCGGCCTGGCCACGCTCGCGATGCCGGGCTCCGCCGGGGTCACGGAGGCCGTCGCCGCCGAGACGATCGTGCTGCCGTACAACGACGTCGCGGCGGTCGAGGCCGCGTTCGCGGCGCACGGCTCGACGATCGCAGCCGTGATCACCGAGGCCGCGCCGGCGAACATGGGCGTCGTCCCGCCCGCGCCCGGCTTCAACGCGGCGCTGCGCCGGATCACCGCGGCGCATGGTGCGCTGCTGATCCAGGACGAGGTGCTCACGGGCTTCCGCGTCGGGCCCGCGGGGTGGTGGGGTCTCGAGGGTGCGACCGAGGGCTGGGCGCCGGACCTGCTGACGTTCGGCAAGGTGATCGGCGGCGGGCTGCCGGTCGCCGCGATCGGCGGCTCGGCGGACCTGATGAGCTACCTGGCTCCGGTTGGCCCGGTCTACCAGGCGGGCACGTTGTCGGGGAACCCGGTCGCGACCGCCGCGGGGCTCGCGACGCTGCGGGCGGCCGACGCCACGGTGTACGCGCGGCTCGACGAGGTCGCGCAGACGCTGTCCACGGCGGTCAGCGACGCGCTCACGACGGCGGGGGTCCCGCATCACGTGCAGCGGGCGGGGAACCTGTTCTCGATCGTGTTCGGTCAGGCGGCCGCCGACTCCGGCGCGCACGACTACGCCGAGGTGCAGGCGAGCGAGTCGTGGCGGTACACGCCGTTCTTCCACGCGCTGCTCGAGCACGGTGTGTACACGGCGCCGTCGGCGTTCGAGGCGTGGTTCGTCTCGGCGGCGCACGACGACGTCGCGATCGAGCGGGTGCTCGACGCTCTTCCGGCGGCGGCGCGGGCGGCGGCAACAGCGCGTCCTGCGTAG
- a CDS encoding metal-sensitive transcriptional regulator — MAGYTGSKDEYLKRLRRIEGQVRGIARMVDEDTYCIDVLTQISAVTKALQAVSIGLMEDHLGHCVVDAARSSHEEGAEKVREAADAIARLVRS, encoded by the coding sequence ATGGCGGGATACACCGGGTCGAAGGACGAGTACCTCAAGCGGTTGCGCCGCATCGAGGGCCAGGTGCGCGGCATCGCCCGCATGGTCGACGAGGACACCTACTGCATCGACGTCCTCACACAGATCTCCGCCGTGACCAAGGCGCTGCAGGCCGTGAGCATCGGACTCATGGAGGACCACCTCGGCCACTGCGTCGTCGACGCCGCGCGCTCCTCCCACGAGGAGGGCGCCGAGAAGGTCCGCGAGGCGGCCGATGCGATCGCCCGCCTCGTCCGCAGCTGA
- a CDS encoding heavy-metal-associated domain-containing protein — protein sequence MSQTTTFSVDGMTCNHCVHHVTEELTAIPGVTNVTIDLQAGASSPVTVVSDEPLTDEAIKAAVEEAGYAVTPRGSLL from the coding sequence ATGAGCCAGACCACCACGTTCTCCGTCGACGGCATGACCTGCAACCACTGCGTGCACCACGTCACCGAGGAGCTGACGGCGATCCCGGGCGTCACGAACGTCACGATCGACCTGCAGGCCGGCGCGTCCTCCCCGGTCACCGTCGTCTCCGACGAGCCGCTCACCGACGAGGCCATCAAGGCCGCCGTCGAGGAGGCCGGCTACGCCGTCACCCCCCGCGGGTCGTTGCTGTGA
- a CDS encoding heavy metal translocating P-type ATPase gives MTADETSTPHLTVPVAPVATIDLAVTGMTCSSCVSHVEKRLNRVPGVTATVNLALETAHVEIAPSPDGTDPADVEALIAAVRKAGYDATVVARPDTAPAGPRTTPATSTDTSGGAGVDTGMTLSGHTMAPGHEMTADEDTSAPTPDRGDDLLRRLRVAGTLAVPVVLLSMVRPLQFTGWQWVVAVLALPVATWAALPFHRAAFRAARHGSSTMDTLVSIGIIAATGWSLWALLLGGAGKLGMRMSPTLWPAAAGGHAMTTPELYFEAAAVVTTFLLSGRYLEHRSRRHAGDALRALLDLGAKDAALLVTGPGGTRVEQRVPISQLQVGDEFAVRPGEKIATDGVVVSGTSAVDASLLTGEPLPVDVGPDDEVTGATINTSGHLIVRATRVGDETQLAQIGRLVSAAQTGKAPVQRLADRISGVFVPVVLVLALTTLTVWLVSGGGVQAAFTAAVAVLIIACPCALGLATPTALLVGTGRGAQLGILIKGPEVLERTRAIDTIVLDKTGTVTEGHMTVVDVLTSPGQVERTAPTRERVARSSLHLTEGALELTEDEREVLRVAGAVEALSEHPIARAVAAAARSVGADPAGTTGSGGAVGSGAEADREVAGVGGDGVEIGASQVLEFRNDAGRGVSGVVRIAHSGVDVSQRVLVGRASWLAENGVPDADPDLLAAVAAAERDGATAVLVAWAGQVRGAIVLRDPVKETSREALDQLRTLGLRPVLLTGDNVGSAQAVGRLVGLPEQDVIAQVLPQDKVDVVARLQAEGHVVAMVGDGVNDAAALAAADLGLAMGTGTDAAIEAADLTLVRGDLRSAAAAIRLSRRTLTIIKQNLFWAFAYNVAAIPLAALGLLNPMIAGAAMAFSSVLVVSNSLRLRQFS, from the coding sequence GTGACAGCCGACGAGACGAGCACCCCGCACCTGACGGTCCCCGTCGCTCCCGTCGCCACGATCGACCTCGCCGTCACGGGCATGACCTGCTCGTCGTGCGTGTCGCACGTCGAGAAGCGCCTCAACCGCGTGCCCGGCGTGACCGCGACGGTCAACCTCGCCCTCGAGACCGCCCACGTCGAGATCGCCCCGTCGCCCGACGGCACGGACCCCGCCGACGTCGAGGCACTCATCGCCGCCGTCCGCAAGGCCGGGTACGACGCGACCGTCGTCGCCCGTCCGGACACCGCTCCCGCCGGTCCGCGCACGACTCCGGCCACGTCGACGGACACCTCGGGTGGGGCGGGTGTCGACACCGGCATGACCCTGTCCGGCCACACGATGGCCCCCGGTCACGAGATGACGGCCGACGAGGACACCTCGGCACCGACGCCCGACCGCGGCGACGACCTGCTCCGGCGGCTACGCGTCGCAGGGACGCTGGCCGTCCCGGTCGTGCTGCTCTCGATGGTCCGGCCGCTGCAGTTCACCGGGTGGCAGTGGGTCGTCGCCGTCCTCGCGCTGCCCGTCGCGACCTGGGCGGCGCTGCCGTTCCACCGCGCCGCGTTCCGGGCCGCCCGGCACGGGTCGTCGACGATGGACACGCTCGTCTCGATCGGCATCATCGCCGCGACCGGCTGGTCGCTGTGGGCTCTGCTGCTCGGCGGCGCGGGCAAGCTCGGCATGCGGATGAGCCCGACGTTGTGGCCGGCCGCTGCGGGTGGCCACGCGATGACGACGCCCGAGCTGTACTTCGAGGCTGCGGCCGTCGTCACGACGTTCCTGCTCTCGGGCCGCTACCTCGAGCACCGCTCGCGTCGGCACGCCGGCGACGCGCTGCGCGCCCTGCTGGACCTCGGCGCCAAGGACGCCGCGCTGCTCGTGACGGGCCCTGGCGGGACCCGCGTCGAGCAGCGCGTGCCGATCTCCCAGCTCCAGGTCGGCGACGAGTTCGCGGTGCGGCCGGGCGAGAAGATCGCGACCGACGGCGTGGTCGTCAGCGGCACGAGCGCGGTCGACGCGTCCCTGCTGACCGGCGAACCGTTGCCCGTCGACGTCGGCCCGGACGACGAGGTGACCGGCGCGACCATCAACACGTCCGGGCACCTGATCGTGCGGGCGACGCGGGTCGGCGACGAGACGCAGCTCGCGCAGATCGGACGGCTCGTGTCCGCGGCGCAGACCGGCAAGGCGCCGGTGCAGCGGCTCGCCGACCGGATCTCCGGGGTGTTCGTGCCCGTGGTCCTGGTGCTCGCCCTCACGACGCTGACGGTGTGGCTCGTCTCGGGCGGCGGCGTGCAGGCGGCGTTCACCGCGGCGGTCGCGGTGCTGATCATCGCGTGCCCGTGCGCGCTCGGCCTCGCGACGCCGACGGCTCTGCTGGTCGGGACCGGTCGCGGCGCCCAGCTCGGCATCCTCATCAAGGGCCCGGAGGTCCTCGAGCGCACCCGAGCAATCGACACGATCGTCCTCGACAAGACCGGCACGGTCACCGAGGGCCACATGACGGTCGTCGACGTCCTCACCTCTCCCGGTCAAGTGGAGCGAACTGCACCGACACGCGAGCGTGTCGCGCGCAGTTCGCTCCACTTGACGGAGGGGGCGCTCGAGCTGACCGAGGACGAGCGCGAAGTGCTGCGGGTCGCGGGTGCCGTGGAGGCGTTGAGCGAGCACCCGATCGCCCGTGCGGTCGCTGCCGCAGCTCGGAGCGTCGGCGCCGATCCCGCCGGAACCACGGGCTCCGGCGGAGCGGTGGGTTCCGGTGCCGAGGCCGACCGTGAGGTCGCGGGCGTCGGCGGGGACGGCGTCGAGATCGGCGCATCGCAGGTGCTCGAGTTCCGCAACGACGCTGGGCGCGGCGTGTCCGGGGTCGTGCGGATCGCGCACTCCGGGGTCGACGTCTCGCAGCGGGTCCTCGTCGGGCGCGCGTCCTGGCTCGCGGAGAACGGGGTGCCCGACGCCGACCCCGACCTGCTGGCTGCCGTCGCGGCGGCAGAGCGTGACGGGGCGACGGCCGTGCTGGTCGCATGGGCCGGTCAGGTCCGTGGCGCGATCGTGCTGCGCGACCCGGTCAAGGAGACCTCCCGCGAGGCGCTCGACCAGCTCCGCACGCTCGGCCTGCGCCCGGTGCTGCTCACCGGCGACAACGTCGGGTCCGCCCAGGCGGTCGGCCGGCTCGTCGGGCTCCCGGAGCAGGACGTCATCGCGCAGGTCCTCCCGCAGGACAAGGTCGACGTGGTCGCCCGGCTCCAGGCCGAGGGTCACGTCGTCGCGATGGTCGGCGACGGCGTCAACGACGCAGCGGCCCTCGCGGCGGCTGACCTCGGGCTCGCGATGGGCACCGGCACCGACGCCGCGATCGAGGCGGCCGACCTCACGCTGGTCCGCGGCGACCTGCGGTCGGCGGCCGCGGCGATCCGGCTCTCCCGGCGGACGCTGACGATCATCAAGCAGAACCTGTTCTGGGCATTCGCGTACAACGTCGCAGCGATCCCGCTCGCGGCGCTCGGCCTGCTCAACCCGATGATCGCCGGTGCGGCGATGGCGTTCTCATCGGTGCTCGTCGTCAGCAACTCGCTGCGCCTGCGCCAGTTCTCCTGA
- a CDS encoding PhoX family protein, with product MRRSFTAAALAVTAAAGLVTSGYAADRSARIDRDHGSSSHSDDREHPSSSTLRNFGITRAIPASSTVNVDTATALANPLSLITVAPGLKAKVVTSGNAAPNLDMGALWPASHPTHLFFCNEQGPTDPGVQRIDLATGTAVTVLTGTKSCDPLHVTPWGTIVFGEEAGATGAVYEMIDPMSVVGATLDRTTGVTSTPNIVRRDALGSLSFEGLGILPNGVAYYGDELGPKNGAPGGSYFKFVPSTPYAGTTPITSLDQSPLASGSVFGLRVSDGSNYGPAMALGQGAWIPIPGASGAQLRTLAPAAGLTGYYRPEDIALDLKALAAGDVRWCGNNTGRDESRYFGETICLKDGRLSDVASGTSTPEVELFVVGNQDLNMPDNIDNQPGRGNWILHEDGSTYGAQGGDHNDDLWSCMSDGADIDAQSDGCVRVAVLNDLEAEFTGGFFDPTGRHFYVSLQHNDSGFGTLVDITGWR from the coding sequence ATGCGTAGGTCTTTCACGGCGGCCGCCCTCGCCGTCACCGCAGCAGCCGGGCTCGTGACGAGCGGCTATGCCGCCGACCGATCGGCCCGGATCGACCGCGACCACGGCTCGTCGTCGCACTCCGACGACAGGGAGCACCCGAGCTCGAGCACGCTGCGCAACTTCGGCATCACCCGCGCGATCCCGGCCTCGTCGACCGTCAACGTCGACACCGCGACCGCCCTGGCGAACCCCCTCTCGCTCATCACCGTGGCACCTGGCCTCAAGGCGAAGGTCGTCACGTCGGGCAACGCCGCCCCCAACCTCGACATGGGTGCCCTGTGGCCGGCGAGCCACCCGACGCACCTGTTCTTCTGCAACGAGCAGGGCCCGACCGACCCCGGCGTCCAGCGCATCGACCTCGCGACCGGCACCGCGGTGACGGTGCTGACCGGGACGAAGTCGTGCGACCCGCTGCACGTGACGCCCTGGGGCACGATCGTCTTCGGTGAGGAGGCCGGCGCGACCGGAGCGGTCTACGAGATGATCGACCCGATGTCGGTCGTCGGCGCGACCCTCGACCGCACCACCGGCGTCACCTCCACCCCGAACATCGTCCGCCGCGACGCCCTCGGCTCGCTGTCGTTCGAGGGCCTCGGCATCCTGCCGAACGGCGTCGCCTACTACGGTGACGAGCTCGGCCCGAAGAACGGCGCCCCTGGCGGCTCGTACTTCAAGTTCGTCCCGTCGACGCCCTACGCGGGCACGACGCCGATCACCTCTCTCGACCAGTCCCCACTGGCGTCCGGGTCCGTGTTCGGCCTCCGGGTGTCCGACGGCAGCAACTACGGCCCGGCGATGGCGCTCGGCCAGGGCGCGTGGATCCCGATCCCGGGCGCGTCCGGCGCACAGCTTCGCACGCTCGCTCCGGCCGCCGGCCTGACGGGCTACTACCGCCCGGAGGACATCGCGCTCGACCTGAAGGCGCTCGCCGCCGGTGACGTGCGGTGGTGCGGCAACAACACCGGCCGTGACGAGTCCCGCTACTTCGGCGAGACGATCTGCCTGAAGGACGGGCGGCTCTCGGACGTCGCGAGCGGGACCTCGACCCCGGAGGTCGAGCTCTTCGTCGTCGGCAACCAGGACCTCAACATGCCCGACAACATCGACAACCAGCCGGGTCGCGGCAACTGGATCCTCCACGAGGACGGCAGCACGTACGGCGCCCAGGGCGGCGACCACAACGACGACCTCTGGAGCTGCATGAGCGACGGCGCGGACATCGACGCCCAGTCCGACGGCTGCGTGCGGGTCGCGGTGCTCAACGACCTGGAGGCCGAGTTCACCGGTGGATTCTTCGACCCGACCGGTCGGCACTTCTACGTGAGCCTGCAGCACAACGACTCGGGCTTCGGCACCCTGGTCGACATCACCGGCTGGCGCTGA
- a CDS encoding glutamate decarboxylase, with amino-acid sequence MTLKHPDARQPRTGALPVDPLFDLEGEEIPKHRLGPHELPAGVAYELIHDELMLDGNARMNLATFVTTWMEPEARTLMAETVDKNMIDKDEYPQTAELEMRCVNILADLWHAPDQVAATGCSTTGSSEAAMLGGLALLRRWRQRRTAAGRPTDRPNLVMGINVQVCWEKFAAYWDVEMRLVPMEGDRLHLGAAEAVALCDEHTIGVVAILGSTFDGSYEPVAEICAALDDLQARTGIDVPVHVDGASGGFVAPFLDPDLVWDFRLPRVASINTSGHKYGLVYPGVGWIVWRDASCLPEELIFWVNYLGDDMPTFALNFSRPGAQVVAQYYNFLRLGVEGYRKVQQYARDVATRLAGQIEELGPFELLTRGDELPVFAFTLTAGVESFSVFDVSAALRERGWQVPAYTFPKNREDIAALRVVVKRGFSHDMADLLVEDLTRALHHLESQTAPHRSAGASFHH; translated from the coding sequence GTGACCCTCAAGCACCCGGACGCGAGACAACCCCGAACGGGCGCGCTGCCCGTGGACCCGTTGTTCGACCTCGAGGGCGAGGAGATCCCGAAGCACCGGCTCGGCCCGCACGAGCTCCCCGCCGGGGTCGCGTACGAGCTGATCCACGACGAGCTCATGCTCGACGGGAACGCGCGGATGAACCTGGCGACCTTCGTCACGACCTGGATGGAGCCCGAGGCCCGCACCCTGATGGCCGAGACCGTCGACAAGAACATGATCGACAAGGACGAGTACCCGCAGACGGCCGAGCTCGAGATGCGGTGCGTCAACATCCTGGCCGACCTGTGGCACGCACCCGACCAGGTCGCGGCGACCGGCTGCTCGACCACAGGATCGAGCGAGGCCGCGATGCTGGGCGGCCTCGCCCTGCTGCGGCGCTGGCGGCAGCGCCGCACCGCAGCGGGTCGGCCGACGGATCGCCCCAACCTCGTCATGGGCATCAACGTCCAGGTGTGCTGGGAGAAGTTCGCCGCGTACTGGGACGTCGAGATGCGACTCGTGCCGATGGAGGGAGACCGCCTCCACCTCGGGGCCGCCGAGGCCGTCGCACTCTGCGACGAGCACACGATCGGCGTCGTGGCGATCCTCGGCTCCACGTTCGACGGGTCGTACGAGCCGGTCGCGGAGATCTGCGCCGCGCTCGACGACCTCCAGGCGCGGACCGGGATCGATGTGCCGGTGCACGTGGACGGTGCGTCGGGCGGGTTCGTCGCGCCGTTCCTCGATCCCGACCTCGTCTGGGACTTCCGGTTGCCGCGGGTCGCGTCGATCAACACGTCGGGGCACAAGTACGGGCTCGTGTACCCGGGGGTCGGGTGGATCGTGTGGCGCGACGCGTCATGCCTGCCGGAGGAGCTGATCTTCTGGGTCAACTACCTCGGCGACGACATGCCGACGTTCGCGCTCAACTTCTCGCGCCCCGGGGCCCAGGTCGTCGCGCAGTACTACAACTTTCTGCGGCTGGGGGTCGAGGGCTACCGCAAGGTCCAGCAGTACGCGCGCGACGTCGCCACGCGATTGGCCGGGCAGATCGAGGAGCTCGGGCCGTTCGAGCTGCTGACCCGGGGCGACGAGCTCCCCGTCTTCGCCTTCACGCTCACGGCCGGCGTCGAGAGCTTCTCGGTGTTCGACGTCTCGGCGGCCCTGCGCGAGCGGGGCTGGCAGGTGCCCGCGTACACGTTCCCGAAGAACCGGGAGGACATCGCCGCGCTCCGGGTGGTCGTCAAGCGCGGGTTCAGCCACGACATGGCCGACCTGCTCGTCGAGGACCTGACCCGCGCGCTCCACCACCTCGAGTCGCAGACCGCACCCCACCGGTCCGCCGGAGCGAGCTTCCACCACTGA